In Streptomyces chartreusis NRRL 3882, the following are encoded in one genomic region:
- the thrS gene encoding threonine--tRNA ligase, with translation MSDVRVIIQRDSEREERVVTTGTTAAELFAGERSIIAARVGGDLKDLSYALSEGDEVEGVEISSEDGLNILRHSTAHVMAQAVQELFPEAKLGIGPPVKDGFYYDFDVEKPFTPEDLKAIEKKMQEIQKRGQRFSRRVVTDEAAREELAGEPYKLELIGLKGSASSDDGADVEVGAGELTIYDNLDAKTGELCWKDLCRGPHLPTTRNIPAFKLMRNAAAYWRGSEKNPMLQRIYGTAWPTKDELKAHLEFLAEAEKRDHRKLGSELDLFSIPEQIGSGLAVFHPKGGIIRRVMEDYSRKRHEEAGYEFVYTPHATKGKLFETSGHLDWYADGMYPPMQLDEGVDYYLKPMNCPMHNLIFDARGRSYRELPLRLFEFGTVYRYEKSGVVHGLTRARGFTQDDAHIYCTREQMSEELDKLLTFVLELLRDYGLTDFYLELSTKDPEKFVGSDEAWEEATETLRQVAEKQGLPLVPDPGGAAFYGPKISVQAKDAIGRTWQMSTIQLDFNLPERFDLEYTAADGSKTRPVMIHRALFGSIERFFAVLLEHYAGAFPAWLAPVQALGIPIGDAHVEYLEKFATAARKQGLRVEVDSSSDRMQKKIRNAQKQKVPFMVIAGDEDMSHESVSFRYRDGSQENGIPFDEAIAKIQKVVEERAQV, from the coding sequence GTGTCAGACGTCCGTGTGATCATCCAGCGCGATTCCGAGCGGGAAGAACGCGTGGTGACGACGGGCACTACGGCCGCCGAGCTCTTCGCCGGCGAGCGCTCGATCATCGCCGCGCGCGTGGGCGGCGACCTCAAGGACCTGTCGTACGCCCTGTCCGAGGGCGACGAGGTCGAGGGCGTCGAGATCTCCTCCGAGGACGGCCTCAACATCCTGCGCCACTCGACCGCGCACGTCATGGCGCAGGCCGTGCAGGAACTCTTCCCCGAGGCCAAGCTCGGCATCGGCCCGCCCGTCAAGGACGGCTTCTACTACGACTTCGACGTCGAGAAGCCGTTCACGCCCGAGGATCTCAAGGCCATCGAGAAGAAGATGCAGGAGATCCAGAAGCGCGGGCAGCGCTTCTCCCGCCGCGTGGTCACCGACGAGGCCGCCCGCGAGGAGCTGGCCGGTGAGCCGTACAAGCTGGAGCTGATCGGCCTCAAGGGCTCCGCCTCCTCCGACGACGGCGCGGACGTCGAGGTCGGCGCGGGCGAGCTGACGATCTACGACAACCTGGACGCCAAGACCGGCGAGCTGTGCTGGAAGGACCTCTGCCGCGGTCCCCACCTGCCCACCACCCGCAACATCCCGGCGTTCAAGCTGATGCGCAACGCGGCCGCCTACTGGCGCGGCAGCGAGAAGAACCCCATGCTCCAGCGCATCTACGGCACCGCATGGCCGACCAAGGACGAGCTGAAGGCGCACCTGGAGTTCCTCGCCGAGGCCGAGAAGCGTGACCACCGCAAGCTCGGCAGCGAGCTCGACCTGTTCTCCATCCCGGAGCAGATCGGCTCCGGCCTCGCCGTCTTCCACCCCAAGGGCGGCATCATCCGCCGGGTCATGGAGGACTACTCGCGCAAGCGGCACGAGGAGGCGGGCTACGAGTTCGTCTACACCCCGCACGCGACGAAGGGGAAGCTCTTCGAGACCTCGGGCCACCTGGACTGGTACGCCGACGGCATGTACCCGCCCATGCAGCTCGACGAGGGCGTGGACTACTACCTCAAGCCCATGAACTGCCCGATGCACAACCTGATCTTCGACGCGCGCGGCCGGTCGTACCGTGAACTGCCGCTGCGCCTCTTCGAGTTCGGGACCGTGTACCGGTACGAGAAGTCGGGCGTCGTGCACGGCCTGACCCGCGCCCGCGGCTTCACCCAGGACGACGCGCACATCTACTGCACGCGCGAGCAGATGTCCGAGGAGCTCGACAAGCTGCTCACCTTCGTGCTGGAGCTGCTGCGCGACTACGGCCTGACCGACTTCTACCTGGAGCTGTCCACCAAGGACCCGGAGAAGTTCGTCGGCTCGGACGAGGCCTGGGAGGAGGCGACCGAGACGCTGCGCCAGGTCGCCGAGAAGCAGGGCCTGCCGCTCGTCCCGGACCCGGGCGGTGCCGCCTTCTACGGCCCGAAGATCTCCGTCCAGGCCAAGGACGCCATCGGCCGCACCTGGCAGATGTCGACCATCCAGCTCGACTTCAACCTGCCGGAGCGCTTCGACCTGGAGTACACGGCCGCGGACGGCTCCAAGACCCGCCCGGTCATGATCCACCGCGCGCTGTTCGGCTCGATCGAGCGCTTCTTCGCGGTGCTCCTGGAGCACTACGCGGGCGCGTTCCCTGCCTGGCTGGCACCGGTCCAGGCGCTCGGCATCCCGATCGGCGACGCGCACGTCGAGTACCTGGAGAAGTTCGCGACGGCGGCCAGGAAGCAGGGGCTGCGCGTCGAGGTCGACTCCTCCTCCGACCGGATGCAGAAGAAGATCCGCAACGCCCAGA
- a CDS encoding DUF4365 domain-containing protein: protein MAIAQPERGGLLPERTAPSRGTLATTACMETLQVGYLHAVAAAAGCSLSQPFPDNGIDWHVSHSAPGHTVDDEVTIKVQLKATYQVPPDPPGRTFAFTLDNDHLAKLARTPVSVHKILVVMLVPRSRDDWLRAGHDRLDLRHCCYWTNLAGQPITGRRRTTVRIPTSRIFDDRALCEIMTRVGTGGKP, encoded by the coding sequence ATGGCCATAGCGCAGCCCGAACGGGGCGGGCTGCTGCCCGAGCGCACGGCCCCCTCCCGCGGCACCCTCGCCACCACCGCCTGCATGGAGACACTCCAGGTCGGCTATCTGCACGCCGTCGCTGCGGCCGCGGGCTGCTCGCTCTCCCAGCCGTTCCCCGACAACGGCATCGACTGGCACGTCAGCCACAGCGCCCCCGGGCACACCGTCGACGACGAGGTCACCATCAAGGTGCAGCTCAAGGCCACGTACCAGGTGCCGCCCGACCCACCGGGCCGCACCTTCGCCTTCACGCTCGACAACGACCACCTGGCGAAGCTCGCCCGCACACCCGTGTCGGTGCACAAGATCCTGGTGGTGATGCTGGTGCCGCGCTCCCGGGACGACTGGCTGCGCGCCGGCCACGACCGGCTCGACCTCAGGCACTGCTGCTACTGGACCAACCTCGCCGGCCAGCCGATCACCGGCCGCCGCCGCACCACCGTGCGGATACCGACTTCACGCATCTTCGACGACCGGGCCCTGTGCGAGATCATGACGCGGGTCGGGACGGGAGGGAAACCGTGA